In Pararhodobacter sp., a genomic segment contains:
- a CDS encoding aldehyde dehydrogenase family protein, translating to MKHQSTITPDPRAAYDADLEALDAAKHAWARTPVAERIALLQAVKDALMPVAEGWATTAARKKRLAPDSPLAGEEWISGPYAVMGMCNGLMQTLSQLEGKAYLRHLPTRRLPNGQTAVRVVPHSIWDRLLLSGVKADIWMQPGVTPATLKNHAATAYDTPPEKRVGKVALVLGAGNIAAISPLDAFQKLFLEHQVVLLKMNPVNDYLTEYLRAALKPLIDRDALRIVKGDGAAGAYLTHHPLVEEIHITGARATHDGIVWGTGDEGARNKAAGTPKNPRPMTSELGAVCPTIVVPGPWSAADIRFQAEHIATQKLHNSGFNCVAVQSLVLPRGWDKAEPLMKEVARVMAEHARREAYYPGAEGRMAEFAERADSEQQFDRGPNVPPCYVADMERGDSEWLKQHEVFAPALGVKHLDGTDAETYLCAAIAWANDKLYGTLGGNILIHPATIRKIGHTRFEEILAEFRYGTIAINAWTGLGFLLAPVPWGGFAGATLQNVESGIGTVHNSFMLDATERTVVEAPWSPFPRNLLSGRFTLLPRPPWFITNRRQHKIGRLLTRFQYKPGWLKLPRIFIHALLG from the coding sequence ATGAAACATCAAAGCACCATCACCCCCGATCCGCGCGCGGCCTATGACGCCGATCTCGAGGCGCTCGACGCCGCCAAGCACGCCTGGGCGCGGACCCCGGTTGCCGAGCGGATCGCGCTGCTGCAAGCGGTCAAGGATGCGCTGATGCCGGTGGCCGAGGGTTGGGCCACCACCGCCGCGCGCAAGAAACGCCTCGCGCCGGACTCGCCGCTGGCGGGCGAGGAATGGATCAGCGGCCCTTATGCCGTGATGGGCATGTGCAACGGGCTGATGCAGACCCTGTCGCAGCTTGAGGGCAAGGCCTATCTGCGCCACCTGCCGACCCGGCGCTTGCCCAACGGGCAGACGGCGGTGCGCGTCGTGCCGCATTCGATCTGGGACCGGCTGCTGCTGTCAGGGGTCAAGGCCGATATCTGGATGCAACCGGGCGTGACCCCGGCGACCCTCAAAAACCACGCCGCCACCGCCTATGACACGCCGCCGGAAAAGCGGGTTGGCAAGGTGGCGCTGGTGCTGGGCGCGGGCAATATCGCCGCGATCTCGCCGCTGGATGCGTTCCAGAAACTGTTTCTGGAGCATCAGGTGGTGCTGCTGAAAATGAACCCGGTCAACGATTATCTGACCGAGTATCTGCGCGCCGCGCTCAAACCGCTGATCGACCGCGATGCGCTGCGCATCGTCAAGGGCGACGGGGCGGCGGGGGCCTATCTGACACATCATCCGCTGGTCGAGGAAATCCACATCACCGGCGCGCGGGCCACCCATGACGGCATCGTCTGGGGCACGGGCGACGAAGGCGCGCGCAACAAGGCCGCCGGCACGCCCAAGAACCCGCGCCCGATGACGTCCGAACTGGGCGCGGTCTGCCCGACGATTGTCGTGCCCGGCCCGTGGTCGGCGGCGGATATCCGCTTTCAGGCCGAGCATATCGCCACGCAAAAGCTGCACAACTCGGGCTTCAACTGCGTCGCGGTGCAATCTCTGGTGCTGCCGCGCGGCTGGGACAAGGCCGAGCCGCTGATGAAAGAGGTGGCCCGCGTCATGGCCGAACACGCCCGGCGCGAGGCCTATTATCCGGGGGCCGAGGGGCGCATGGCCGAATTTGCCGAACGCGCCGACAGCGAGCAGCAGTTCGACCGCGGGCCGAACGTGCCGCCCTGCTATGTCGCGGATATGGAGCGTGGCGATAGCGAATGGCTCAAGCAGCACGAGGTTTTTGCCCCGGCGCTTGGCGTCAAGCATCTGGACGGCACGGATGCCGAAACCTATCTGTGCGCGGCCATCGCCTGGGCCAATGACAAGCTCTATGGCACTCTGGGCGGCAATATCCTGATCCACCCCGCGACGATCCGCAAGATCGGCCACACCCGGTTCGAAGAGATCCTGGCCGAGTTCCGCTATGGCACGATTGCGATCAACGCCTGGACCGGGCTGGGCTTTTTGCTGGCACCGGTGCCGTGGGGCGGGTTCGCGGGCGCGACGCTGCAAAACGTGGAATCGGGGATCGGCACGGTGCACAACAGCTTCATGCTGGACGCCACCGAACGCACGGTGGTCGAGGCCCCCTGGAGCCCGTTCCCGCGCAACCTCTTGTCCGGACGCTTCACGCTGTTGCCGCGTCCGCCATGGTTCATCACCAACCGCCGCCAGCACAAGATCGGCCGCCTTCTGACCCGGTTTCAGTACAAGCCGGGCTGGCTGAAACTGCCGCGGATCTTTATACACGCCTTGCTGGGGTAA